From a region of the Alnus glutinosa chromosome 1, dhAlnGlut1.1, whole genome shotgun sequence genome:
- the LOC133856742 gene encoding uncharacterized protein LOC133856742 isoform X5, giving the protein MEASAGVAASAAVRGGSISMPQPPSSSASNRKEWRAVSEHRNAGDEVELERSKLGQSDERTIYEGREPLDVDFCSITVDGTLDEDLLPQRLHNVTRQREELQRTEIGLTAQMIARSEIMGMQSNFEAQIKEHANAAAKHQEQLREREHAIRELERKMEEKDRELHAIKLENEAAWAKENLLREQNQELASFRREHDHSEAERAQHIKQIHDFQEHIQEKERQLIELQEQHRVAQETILYKDEQLREAQAWIARVQEMDALQSNTNHSLQAELRERTEQYNQLWHGCQRQFAEMERLHLHTLQQLHLELADARERSGTYNGESRLSQTNSKDVSQFAQSNGNQLDGNRGGTSGGNSGVLPNGNSDNVSSFASTDDASTQTDRVPGVPIAPSSLLAMPTYLPSGQVTTLHPYVMHQQGVPHSVPSHVPPSHVGHFHSIPAMGSLQQWQNQQAVPEGSQISAQNEIQPSQVDQNLMRSDANYNYEISVNGQALRQDYLDVHISQGAKPDSGISSSTGEAQVLESIDRGYMVAPQPEQSLQQISSQFRDALRLDALDQNSENKEPNVLTSTNHGLEGQVSTADQLSSAANPSSSDASIQDVNLSETAINNATGAGLPESFVSTRQENTPTVGKTSEPALLDERSLLACIVRTTAGGRIRISSTLPNRLGKMLAPLHWHDYKKKYGKLDEFVVGHTELFMIEGDYIQLREGAQEMIAAEAALAKVAAAAKASSPYTSFVPSMAVTPMAQPHRLKKVPSIESKTLQADKTALTEYAVISPSTSTDEPPQFSVMPNQQPNGVGFGLPRGLSNIKILSKSRDPREMNGPENRPVQSAYLTVGNGSNLNRSSLSNTQSTGSANGRTNLNFVGKQQGRMSSAAFTSRR; this is encoded by the exons ATGGAGGCCTCGGCCGGAGTTGCCGCCTCCGCCGCCGTACGTGGCGGCTCTATCTCGATGCCGCAGCCACCGTCATCATCTGCGTCGAACCGCAAGGAGTGGCGTGCTGTCTCGGAGCATCGGAACGCCGGGGACGAGGTA GAGTTGGAACGATCAAAGTTAGGGCAATCAGATGAGAGAACTATATATGAG GGAAGAGAGCCGCTTGATGTCGACTTCTGTTCAATCACAGTGGATGGTACCTTAGACGAAGACCTTTTGCCGCAGAGACTTCATAATGTTACTAGGCAAAGAGAGGAATTACAACGGACTGAGATTGGACTTACAGCTCAAATGATTGCAAGATCTGAGATAATGGGAATGCAAAGCAACTTTGAAGCTCAGATCAAAGAGCATGCTAATGCTGCCGCCAAGCATCAG GAGCAACTGCGCGAAAGGGAACATGCTATCCGTGAATTGGAAAGGAAGATGGAAGAGAAAGATAGGGAGCTGCATGCAATTAAATTGGAAAATGAAGCG GCCTGGGCTAAAGAGAACCTTCTGAGAGAACAAAATCAAGAACTAGCATCCTTCAG AAGAGAACACGATCATTCTGAAGCTGAAAGAGCCCAACATATAAAGCAGATACATGACTTTCAAGAACATAttcaagagaaagagagacagcTTATTGAATTGCAGGAACAG CATAGGGTTGCTCAAGAAACCATTCTTTATAAAGATGAACAATTGAGGGAAGCGCAAGCCTGGATTGCTCGTGTTCAGGAGATGGATGCGTTGCAATCAAATACTAACCATTCTTTACAAGCTGAATTGCGAGAACGTACCGAACAATATAACCAGCTGTGGCATGGTTGTCAAAGACAG TTTGCAGAGATGGAAAGACTTCATCTGCATACATTACAACAGCTCCATCTTGAGCTTGCTGATGCACGGGAAAGGAGTGGAACTTACAATGGTGAGTCGCGTTTATCCCAAACAAATTCAAAGGACGTATCTCAGTTTGCACAGAGCAATGGAAACCAACTAGATGGCAATAGAGGTGGTACATCGGGTGGAAATTCTGGTGTCCTTCCAAATGGGAATTCAGACAATGTTTCATCTTTTGCTTCAACTGACGATGCATCAACCCAg ACCGACCGTGTTCCTGGTGTACCAATTGCTCCATCATCTCTGCTTGCAATGCCTACCTACCTCCCATCTGGACAAGTGACTACTTTGCATCCATATGTTATGCATCAACAAGGGGTTCCCCATTCTGTGCCATCACATGTTCCTCCGTCTCATGTTGGACATTTTCACTCAATACCAGCAATGGGTTCCCTCCAACAGTGGCAGAACCAACAG gCTGTACCAGAGGGTTCACAGATATCTGCACAGAATGAAATTCAACCATCCCAAGTGGACCAAAATCTAATGAGGTCAGATGCGAACTACAACTATGAAATTTCTGTTAATGGACAGGCTCTTCGTCAAGACTATCTGGATGTTCATATTAGCCAAGGGGCAAAGCCTGATTCTGGAATCTCGTCATCAACTGGGGAAGCACAG GTTCTTGAGTCAATTGACAGAGGTTACATGGTTGCCCCCCAACCAGAGCAGAGCCTGCAACAAATTTCTTCCCAATTTCGCGATGCCTTAAGATTGGATGCTCTTGACCAGAACAGCGAAAACAAG GAGCCGAATGTTCTGACTTCGACTAATCATGGGCTAGAAGGCCAAGTTTCAACAGCAGATCAATTAAGTTCTGCTGCCAACCCATCATCATCTGATGCCTCGATCCAAGATGTTAATCTCAGTGAAACTGCCATAAACAATGCCACTGGTGCAGGCTTGCCTGAATCATTTGTCTCAACTCGGCAGGAAAATACACCGACAGTGGGAAAGACTTCAGAGCCTGCTCTTCTTGATGAAAGATCACTGTTGGCTTGCATAGTTCGCACAACTGCTGGTGGTCGAATTCGGATCAGTTCAACG CTACCAAATAGGCTGGGCAAGATGCTTGCACCTTTACACTGGCATGATTACAAGAAAAAATATGGGAAGCTTGATGAATTTGTGGTTGGTCACACTGAA CTATTTATGATTGAGGGTGACTATATTCAACTTCGGGAAGGAGCTCAAGAAATGATAGCAGCTGAAGCAGCTCTTGCCAAAGTTGCAGCTGCAGCTAAAGCATCATCTCCTTACACCTCATTTGTGCCTTCTATGGCTGTTACTCCAATGGCGCAACCTCACCGACTGAAAAAGGTTCCATCCATTGAGTCAAAAACTTTACAGGCGGACAAGACAGCTCTGACGGAGTATGCGGTCATCTCTCCTTCAACTTCAACTGATGAGCCACCACAGTTCTCTGTGATGCCGAATCAGCAACCAAATGGTGTTGGTTTTGGTCTTCCTAGAGGTCTctcaaatataaaaattttgagCAAATCTAGAGATCCTCGGGAAATGAATGGCCCTGAAAACAGGCCAGTGCAATCTGCATATTTGACAGTTGGAAATGGATCAAATCTTAATAGATCAAGTTTGAGCAATACCCAAAGCACAGGCTCAGCTAATGGGAGAACTAACTTGAATTTTGTTGGAAAACAGCAGGGCAG GATGTCCAGTGCTGCATTTACTTCCAGAAGATag
- the LOC133856742 gene encoding uncharacterized protein LOC133856742 isoform X3 yields the protein MEASAGVAASAAVRGGSISMPQPPSSSASNRKEWRAVSEHRNAGDEVELERSKLGQSDERTIYEQGREPLDVDFCSITVDGTLDEDLLPQRLHNVTRQREELQRTEIGLTAQMIARSEIMGMQSNFEAQIKEHANAAAKHQEQLREREHAIRELERKMEEKDRELHAIKLENEAAWAKENLLREQNQELASFRREHDHSEAERAQHIKQIHDFQEHIQEKERQLIELQEQHRVAQETILYKDEQLREAQAWIARVQEMDALQSNTNHSLQAELRERTEQYNQLWHGCQRQFAEMERLHLHTLQQLHLELADARERSGTYNGESRLSQTNSKDVSQFAQSNGNQLDGNRGGTSGGNSGVLPNGNSDNVSSFASTDDASTQTDRVPGVPIAPSSLLAMPTYLPSGQVTTLHPYVMHQQGVPHSVPSHVPPSHVGHFHSIPAMGSLQQWQNQQAVPEGSQISAQNEIQPSQVDQNLMRSDANYNYEISVNGQALRQDYLDVHISQGAKPDSGISSSTGEAQVLESIDRGYMVAPQPEQSLQQISSQFRDALRLDALDQNSENKEPNVLTSTNHGLEGQVSTADQLSSAANPSSSDASIQDVNLSETAINNATGAGLPESFVSTRQENTPTVGKTSEPALLDERSLLACIVRTTAGGRIRISSTLPNRLGKMLAPLHWHDYKKKYGKLDEFVVGHTELFMIEGDYIQLREGAQEMIAAEAALAKVAAAAKASSPYTSFVPSMAVTPMAQPHRLKKVPSIESKTLQADKTALTEYAVISPSTSTDEPPQFSVMPNQQPNGVGFGLPRGLSNIKILSKSRDPREMNGPENRPVQSAYLTVGNGSNLNRSSLSNTQSTGSANGRTNLNFVGKQQGRMSSAAFTSRR from the exons ATGGAGGCCTCGGCCGGAGTTGCCGCCTCCGCCGCCGTACGTGGCGGCTCTATCTCGATGCCGCAGCCACCGTCATCATCTGCGTCGAACCGCAAGGAGTGGCGTGCTGTCTCGGAGCATCGGAACGCCGGGGACGAGGTA GAGTTGGAACGATCAAAGTTAGGGCAATCAGATGAGAGAACTATATATGAG CAGGGAAGAGAGCCGCTTGATGTCGACTTCTGTTCAATCACAGTGGATGGTACCTTAGACGAAGACCTTTTGCCGCAGAGACTTCATAATGTTACTAGGCAAAGAGAGGAATTACAACGGACTGAGATTGGACTTACAGCTCAAATGATTGCAAGATCTGAGATAATGGGAATGCAAAGCAACTTTGAAGCTCAGATCAAAGAGCATGCTAATGCTGCCGCCAAGCATCAG GAGCAACTGCGCGAAAGGGAACATGCTATCCGTGAATTGGAAAGGAAGATGGAAGAGAAAGATAGGGAGCTGCATGCAATTAAATTGGAAAATGAAGCG GCCTGGGCTAAAGAGAACCTTCTGAGAGAACAAAATCAAGAACTAGCATCCTTCAG AAGAGAACACGATCATTCTGAAGCTGAAAGAGCCCAACATATAAAGCAGATACATGACTTTCAAGAACATAttcaagagaaagagagacagcTTATTGAATTGCAGGAACAG CATAGGGTTGCTCAAGAAACCATTCTTTATAAAGATGAACAATTGAGGGAAGCGCAAGCCTGGATTGCTCGTGTTCAGGAGATGGATGCGTTGCAATCAAATACTAACCATTCTTTACAAGCTGAATTGCGAGAACGTACCGAACAATATAACCAGCTGTGGCATGGTTGTCAAAGACAG TTTGCAGAGATGGAAAGACTTCATCTGCATACATTACAACAGCTCCATCTTGAGCTTGCTGATGCACGGGAAAGGAGTGGAACTTACAATGGTGAGTCGCGTTTATCCCAAACAAATTCAAAGGACGTATCTCAGTTTGCACAGAGCAATGGAAACCAACTAGATGGCAATAGAGGTGGTACATCGGGTGGAAATTCTGGTGTCCTTCCAAATGGGAATTCAGACAATGTTTCATCTTTTGCTTCAACTGACGATGCATCAACCCAg ACCGACCGTGTTCCTGGTGTACCAATTGCTCCATCATCTCTGCTTGCAATGCCTACCTACCTCCCATCTGGACAAGTGACTACTTTGCATCCATATGTTATGCATCAACAAGGGGTTCCCCATTCTGTGCCATCACATGTTCCTCCGTCTCATGTTGGACATTTTCACTCAATACCAGCAATGGGTTCCCTCCAACAGTGGCAGAACCAACAG gCTGTACCAGAGGGTTCACAGATATCTGCACAGAATGAAATTCAACCATCCCAAGTGGACCAAAATCTAATGAGGTCAGATGCGAACTACAACTATGAAATTTCTGTTAATGGACAGGCTCTTCGTCAAGACTATCTGGATGTTCATATTAGCCAAGGGGCAAAGCCTGATTCTGGAATCTCGTCATCAACTGGGGAAGCACAG GTTCTTGAGTCAATTGACAGAGGTTACATGGTTGCCCCCCAACCAGAGCAGAGCCTGCAACAAATTTCTTCCCAATTTCGCGATGCCTTAAGATTGGATGCTCTTGACCAGAACAGCGAAAACAAG GAGCCGAATGTTCTGACTTCGACTAATCATGGGCTAGAAGGCCAAGTTTCAACAGCAGATCAATTAAGTTCTGCTGCCAACCCATCATCATCTGATGCCTCGATCCAAGATGTTAATCTCAGTGAAACTGCCATAAACAATGCCACTGGTGCAGGCTTGCCTGAATCATTTGTCTCAACTCGGCAGGAAAATACACCGACAGTGGGAAAGACTTCAGAGCCTGCTCTTCTTGATGAAAGATCACTGTTGGCTTGCATAGTTCGCACAACTGCTGGTGGTCGAATTCGGATCAGTTCAACG CTACCAAATAGGCTGGGCAAGATGCTTGCACCTTTACACTGGCATGATTACAAGAAAAAATATGGGAAGCTTGATGAATTTGTGGTTGGTCACACTGAA CTATTTATGATTGAGGGTGACTATATTCAACTTCGGGAAGGAGCTCAAGAAATGATAGCAGCTGAAGCAGCTCTTGCCAAAGTTGCAGCTGCAGCTAAAGCATCATCTCCTTACACCTCATTTGTGCCTTCTATGGCTGTTACTCCAATGGCGCAACCTCACCGACTGAAAAAGGTTCCATCCATTGAGTCAAAAACTTTACAGGCGGACAAGACAGCTCTGACGGAGTATGCGGTCATCTCTCCTTCAACTTCAACTGATGAGCCACCACAGTTCTCTGTGATGCCGAATCAGCAACCAAATGGTGTTGGTTTTGGTCTTCCTAGAGGTCTctcaaatataaaaattttgagCAAATCTAGAGATCCTCGGGAAATGAATGGCCCTGAAAACAGGCCAGTGCAATCTGCATATTTGACAGTTGGAAATGGATCAAATCTTAATAGATCAAGTTTGAGCAATACCCAAAGCACAGGCTCAGCTAATGGGAGAACTAACTTGAATTTTGTTGGAAAACAGCAGGGCAG GATGTCCAGTGCTGCATTTACTTCCAGAAGATag